TTCCGGTCTCTTTGGCGGTACCGGCGACCCGGGTGGCATGATCAATCTAGTGCGCAAACGCCCGCTGGATGCCTATCAGTTAAAAGTCGATATGTCGGCGGGCAGTTGGGACAATTATCGCACCCAAATGGATGTCACCGGTCCGTTGGGTTTTGATGGCAAGTTGCGTGGCCGGATGGTCGCGGCTTACACGGATCGTCAGTACATGCTGGATGATCGGGGTACCGAGAAGCCGATTTTCTACGGGATTTTGGAAGCCGATATCCTCCCGGACACACGGCTGACCTTGGGTGGACGCTCGGAGCGTATTCATGAAACGGGGTCGGGGATCGGTTTACCGCGCGATGTGAACGGCAAGGACCTTGGTCTGTCCAGAAGTACCAGCCTGACCCAGAAGTGGTCGTATCTGGACGGTCGATCCCAAGAAATTTTTGCCAAGGTCGACCATGAGCTTAATGATGACTGGAAGCTCAACGTTTCTTATACCCAAACGCTGGATTCCGGGTTTTCGAAAGCGGCTTTCAGTTTCGGCGCTGTCGATCCGGTGACACTCACTGGTCCGAGAACTGGCGGCACTAACAATCAGTATCGCAGCGATCAGAAGCTTCTTGATGTAAACCTGGCTGGGAAGTTCGAATACGCAGGCTTGCAGCATGAGTTGCTGGTCGGCATGGATCATCAGAAAATCACCAGTCAGTGGGAGGGGACTGCCTCGTCCAACGGGGTTGGCAATCCGGTGAATGTATTTGACCCGGATGCGACGCCCTGGCCACAACCTGGAACAGACAAGAACTTTATTCGTAACTACAGCCCCAACAGCCAGACGCAATATGGTCTTTACTCTACATTGCGTTTGCAACTGGCGGACCCACTTCACTTGATCATTGGTGCTCGTGCGCAGCGGTACAAATTTGAACAGTTGTACCAGGCGATCGAAGAAGGAGCCTGGAAGGTGCAGTCGGATGTCTCGACCCGTGAAGCAACCAAACTGGTTCCCTACGGCGGTATCGTCTATGACCTGACGGATGAATGGTCGACTTACGCCAGCTACTCCGAGATCTTTAAGCCTCAACAAAGCACAATGCAGGGTCCATTGCCAGGAAGTTCCATGGAACCCATGACCGGCAAGACTTACGAGACTGGCGTCAAGGGCGAGTTGTGGGGCGGAGCTGTCAATACTTCCTTTGCGTTGTACTACACCTCGCGAAAAAACGAGGCAGTTCTGGATCCACGCTACGAAGAGTCCAGTGTACTTTTCGGCGGCAACTGCTGCTACTTGCCTCAGGGTGAAGTCGTTAGCAAAGGCGTCGACATGGAGTTTACCGGTGAAGTCTTGCCGGACTGGAACGTTCTGGCGGGCTATACGTATAACCACAATCGCAACCGCTCTGCGGCTAAGGTATTCAGCAGTATTACGCCAAAACATCAGTTTAAACTATGGTCCACCTACCGGTTGCCAGGAATACTCAACGACGTGAAAATCGGCGGTGGCGTGAATTTGCAAAGCGCTACCTACGTCAGTGGGACCACGTTCGTGAACGATGTGGAGCAGAACTACAAGTACGTTCAGGCGGGTTATGCCGTATGGGATTCCATGGCCGAATACCGAGTTAACGAAAACTGGAGTGTTATCTACAACGCCAACAACCTGTTTGATAAGAAGTACTACAGCAAACTGGGGTCTTCGGCATCGGGCAACTGGTATGGCGATGAGCGCAATCACATGCTGACCTTGCGCGGCACCTTCTGGTAACCGTAGCTTGAAATAAAAAGGGACATCGCCAGATGTCCCTTTTTAATGCCTTGCGGAGCAACACAGCACATTCAGTCCGTGCGCTTTTCCAACCACCCCTCGACTGCCGCATAAATCCCGCCAATGTCCGCACTGATCCCCGACATCCGCAGGAAGTCATGGGTCAACCCACGCTGAGTCAACAAAGTAACGTCAGTCCCGGTATCGCGAAGCAACTGGGCATATTCAAGCCCTTCGTCATACAACGGGTCGTACTCGGCCAGGCTGACGTAGGCCGGTGCTAGAGGACCGAGGTCTTTTGCCAATAACGGTGATGTACGCCAGTCACCGCGTTGCTCAGCGTCGGGAGTGTAATGTCGATAGAACCACTGCAAGGTCTCGCTTTCCAGCAGGAAACCTTCGGCATACCGCTGGTGGGAAGGGCGTGTACGCTGAGTGTCGGTCACCGGGTAAAACAGCAACTGAGTCTTGGGTTTTAGCGCACGGTGCTCGGGTGCCTGCACGGCGCTGATGGCCAGTACCGTTGCCAGGGTGGCGCCGGCGCTATCACCGGCGACGCTGACATTGTCCGGGTCCAAATTCAGGCTATGCGCTTCGCGAGCCAGCCAGTTGGCGCAATCCAGGGCGTCGTTGACGGCCGTGGGGAAGGGATGCTCCGGAGCCAGTCGATAAGCCGGGGCCAGGACAGCTTGGCGTCCGCTTGATGCCAGGCGGCGGCAAATCGAGTCATGGGAGTCAAGGCTGCCGACCACGTAGCCGCCGCCGTGGAAATACAGAATGCTTGGCTGTGAAGGTTGGACGTGATGTGCCGAGCGGTATAGCCGGGCTTCAATCTTTGCGCCGTCGCGTGTCGGGATGTGCAAGGTTGTAATCGTCAGGCTTGCGGGTGGCGAAGGGTCGAGGATCTGCGAGCTCAACTCGAACTCCTGCCGTGCCTGACTCACACTCAAGGCATGCATGGGCTGACTCTTGCCACTCAGGCGACCCATTTCAGCCAACTCCAGAAAACCTTCGAGATCGGGGTCCAGGGGCATTACGTGTTCCTTATTGATTCAATACAGTGCCGCCCCTGTGCAGGGGCGGCGTTGGTTTCAGTGGGTCACGGCTTCGTTTTGCGGCAATTGTTGCAGGAGGTCATGGAGCCAGTCCGGGTTTTTCAGGATGTCGTAGTGACCGGCGGTAATCAGTTCGTCGCTCAGAGCACCAGGCACCGGGCTGATGAAGTCCGCTTGCGGCGTGCTGGCCCACCAGCAATGAGGACGGCAGCCGGTATCTGGCAGTACCTGCAATTGTTCGGACAACGCCTTGAGTTTCATCGCCACGACAAACGTATGGGCCAACTCTTCGGTGCTGATGCTGCTGTATGCCGAGTCGCCAGCGACATTGCTCTGCACCGATGCGATCAACTGTTCCAGGCGCGCAATATCGCTGCCCGCCGGAATTTCAATCGCCGGCAAACGCTCGCCAGCCACGTCGAAGATGACCGCGAGGAAACCGCGCAAATCATCGCTCCAGTCGTTTTCAGGTTGCGCTTGGCCCTTGGTCGGGTTGAAGGCATCGACCAATCCCACAAATTCCACGACCTGGCCCTGGCTTTCCAGCTCCTGCGCCACCAGCAACGCCAATGGGCCACCGAGGGACCAGCCCAGCAGGTGGTACGGACCATCGGCCTGTTTCTGCCGGATGTACTGTGCATAGTCGATGGCCATGGCCTGCAAGGATTCATCCTCCCAATCGCGGTCCAGCAGCATCCGGCATTGCAGGCCATAGACACTGCGCTGGCCGTCCAGGCGCCGGGCCAAGGGCTCGTAGTCGAACACCGTGCCGAAACCGGCGTGCAGGCAGAACAGCGGCTCGGCATTGGCCACCCGATTGTTGAGCAGCAGCAGTGGGTCCAGGTTCTGTTCGCCCGCAGCGTAGCCCGACAGTTCGGCAATGGTCGGTTTGCCCATCATGTCGCGCAGCTTGAGGCTCAGCCCCAACTCCGGTTGGCTGCGTACTTTGGATAGCACTTTAAGCACCCGAAGCGAGTCGCCGCCCAGTTCGAAGAAGTTGTCGGTGACCCCGACTTGCTCTACCTCCAACACCTCTTGCCAGATCACTGCCAATGCTTTTTCCAGTGCGTTGCGCGGGGCGATGAATTCGCGTCCCTTGAAGTCCGGGTCGGGCAGGGCCTGGCGATCCAGCTTGCCGTTCGGGTTGAGCGGGAAGCTCTCCAGCACGAGGATTTGCACCGGCACCATATAGTCCGGCAGATCCTGTTGCAGTTCGCCACGCAGGCGCTCACCGAGGCCGGCGACTTCGCTGGCGACCACATAACCGATCAGCTGTTTGCCTCCGGCAGTTTCCCGGGCAACCACCACAGCATCCTGAACGCCTGAGAGGTCACGCAAACGTGCTTCGATTTCTCCCAGTTCAATGCGGAATCCACGGATCTTCACCTGATTATCCAGGCGCCCCAGGTAATCAATCACTCCGTCGGCTCGTTGGCGCACCAAGTCGCCGGTGCGGTACAGGCGTGCGCCGGCAGTGGAGAAGGGGTCAGCGACAAAACGCTCTGCGCTCAATCCCGGGCGCTGGTGATAGCCGCGCGCCACACCTTCGCCGCCGATATACAACTCACCGGCCACTCCATCCGGCACGGCATTGAGAGCATCGTCCAGCACATAGAGAGTACGTTCTCCGACACGCTCGCCGATCGGCGCATAAACCGCGCCACACACGGCGTCTACCGGGACTTTCCACAGCAGTGGGGTCACCACGGTTTCAGTCGGCCCGTAACCATTGGTCAAGTACTGGGGCTTGAGGGCACGCTTGACCAGTTCGAAGTTGGCGTCTGCCACCGCATCACCGCCAAAGCAGTAGATGCGTACCGGTGGAGGCGCCTGCTCCTGAGTCTGGGCGAACTCTGCGAGTTGCTGCAGATAGGCTGGCGGGAAGCAAGCGATGCTAATGGCATGCTGGTGCAGCGCGTGCCAGGTTTCTTCTGCGGTCCACAAGCGATTGTCGCGCACCACTAGGCGAGCGCCGCTGGCCAACGTCGAGAGCCAACGCTCCTGGGCACCGTCGAAGGCAAACGACATAAACAGTAACTCGCGGGTGTTGGCGTCCATGTCGTAGCGCCGGGCAATGGCCTGGCAATGCATGCGGATCTGCCCATGGCTGACCGCCACGCCTTTGGGCTTGCCGGTGGAACCTGAGGTGTAGATCAGGTAGGCAAGGTTGTCATCCAGTACGGCGCTGGCAGGGCAGTGGTCGGGCTGACTGTCCAGGCTCAAGCCGTCGAGCGCGATCAGTGCCGGAGCCCACGGTTGATTGAAGCGCGAATGCAAGCTCTCGTGGGTGATCAACAAACTCATGGCCGAATCTTCGACGATCCACTGCACGCGTTCCTGGGGATAGTCGATGTCCAGCGGCACATAAGCACCTCCGGTTTTCATGACCGCATAGAACGCGACGATGACGTCAACCGAGCGCTCCAAGGCAATCCCGACAAAACTTTCCGGACCTATTCCCTGGGCAATCAGGTAATGGGCCAGGCGGTTGGCGCGGGACTCCAGTTCTCCATAGGTCAACTGAGCGTCGGCACATACCACTGCGACGGCGCCTGGTGTGGCTGCTGCGTGGCTTCGGATGACCTCGGCCAGCAACGGCGCCGTTTCCTGCAAAGGGGCCAGTATGTTGCGTTGGTTGAGGCGTTGCTGCTCGTTGTTGCTGAGCATGGCCAGGCTGCCGAGGGTTGCGTCGGGGTTGTCGAGCATGGCGCACAGCAAGGTTTCGAAGCTTGTGCGGATTTGCTCGGTCGCTTCTGGGGTGAAGCGGTTGCGCAGGTAGAGGAACTCGATGGTCAGCGTATTGCCGAGGTTGATGGCCAGGTCCATTGCAAAGTTAGTGACGTCGCGGGTGCTGATTTCGCCGAAACGTAACTGGTTGTGCTCTGCCTCTTGCAGGCGTTCATCCACCGGATAGTTCTCGAACACGACAATGCTGTCGAAGAGTGGCGTTCCACCCTGACCCGACCAGCGCTGAACGTCGGCGAGGGAGGCGTGTTCGTGGTCGCGTATTTCCAGGTTGTAGTTTTGCAATGCTTGTAGCCACTGTCGCGCAGAGGCTTGTGGGTCTGGAGTTTGAATGATGGGAAGGGTGTTGATGAACAGCCCGAGCATTTCATCAGCGCCGGGCAGACTTGCTGGCCTACCGGCGACGGTGGCGCCAAAACAGACGGTGGCTTGCCCGGTATAGCGCTGCAAGAGCATCAGCCACGTAGCCTGGATCAGCGTGTTGGGCGTAACGCGCAGGCGCTGCGCGCACTCACGCAGATACTGGGTTCGATCCGCATTCCAAATCATGTATAGCGCCGCATGACCTTGGAGATCTGATGGCGCACGCGGGACGATGCTGTTTGCCAGATTCGTCGAGCCACTGAACCCTTCCAGCTTGCCTCTCCAGAAAGTTTCCAGATCAATCAGGGACTGATTTCTCAACCACTGGATGTAATCACGGTAACTGCCTCGCTTAGCCGCTGGAGTCTGGCCATTGTAGATTTGGAACACTTCACCTAGCAGTCGCGAACTACTCCAGCCGTCCATCAGAATATGATGGCTGGTCCAGATAAGATGCATTCGCTGCTCATCGAGCTTGATCAATGTCAGCCTGACCAGCGGTGCGTGTAATAAATCAAAGCCTTTGTCTAGGTCATCCTTGGCTAACTGTTCAAGGTCTTGCGGCGTGACGGCTCGATTCTGCCAATCAATGATCTGAACGGGCAATCGGGCCTTGCGGTAGACAATTTGCAGCGGTTCAGCCAGATCGCTGGAGGACCAGAAACCCGTTCGCAGGATCTCATGGTGCTGGATTACGCTGTTCCAGGCGCTGATGAAACGGCTACTATCCAGGCCTTCAACGGGTACCGACATCTGGTTGATGTAGAGCGCAACCTGCGCAGACTCTTGCGTATGGAACAAAATCCCCTGTTGCATAGGAGAGAGCGGATAGATGTCCTCGATGTCTTGCGAGGCTACAGGAAGTGTATTCAGGTGCTGCTGACTGAGCGCGGCGAGTGCGAAGTCTGATGGTGTCACGCCCGAATAGTGGCCATCGCAGCAGTGCTCAATGAGGGCTTTAAGTTCGCTAGCGTATTCATCCGCCAGGTGCTGGATAGTGCTTTCCTTGAACATCTGGGCGCTAAAGCCCCAGTTAAGACTTAATTCACCGCCATACACTTGGCCGTTGATGCTCAACCAGTTGTCCAGCGGGGCCTGCGGACTGCGTTCGGCACCAGCGCTGTCGTTGCACGGTGCGAAAAGCGCGTCTTTAGCATGGTCAAAGCTGCTGTCGAACTGACCTAAGTAGTTGAAGGTGAGTCGCGGAACGGGCAGTGCGCTCAGTGTTTGGCGTGCATGGTCATCGCCCAGATAACGTAGTGTGGCGTAGCCAATACCCTTGTCAGGAATGCGGCGTAACTGTTCTTTGACATGGGTAATGGACTCTCCCAAATCGCTGGTCGTAGAGAGTTTTACCGGGAAAACACTGGTGAACCAACCGACAGTACGGGTCAGGTCGACATCATCAAACAGATCTTCACGACCATGGCCTTCGAGTTGGATCACGCAGTCGGGACGCGACGTCCATCGTGCAATAACGCGGGCCAGCGCTGTAAGTAACAGATCATTGATCTGAGTCCGATATGCAGCAGGGGCATCTTGCAGCAATTGACGGGTGAGTCGAGCGTCCAATCGCGTTTGTACACCACGGCCATGAGAACGCTCCAGGCTACCGGCACTATTGTCGCAGGGTAGGGCAACGAAGGCATCACGCAATTGTTCCTGCCAGTAGGGCAGTTGCTGACGCAAGGCATCGCTATGGGCATGATTGCTTAGTCGCTCGCTCCAGGTCTGCACCGAGCTGGTTTTTTTGGGCAATGTCAGTGATCGTGCGGCTTGCAATTGTTGGTAGATGGTTTGCAGATCCTCGAACAGGATGCGCCAGGAAACACCGTCGATCACTAAGTGATGAACTGCCAACAGCAAACGTTGACCGCCATCGTCCAGATTAATTAGAAGCGCGCGCAGCATAGGACCATTGGCCAGGTCCAGGCTACGCTGCGCGTCGGTGCACAGCCGAGCAATCTCATCGGTATCGTGGGCGGTAATCTGTTGAACGACGGCCGGAACTTCACCACTGGCTTGGAAACTTGCCTGCCAGCCATGATCGCTTTCCCGGAAGATCAGTCGCAATGCATCGTGATGCTGGATCAGAGCGTGCAAGGCGCGCCCCAGTAAACCAGCCTGAAGTGTTGTGCTCGGTTTTAGCAGCACGGACTGGTTCCAATGATGGCGCTCTGGTATCTCAGTCTCGAAGAACATATGTTGAATTGGCAATAGTAGTGCTGTTCCGCTGACGGCTCCTTGGTCGACTGATACAGCCTGTGTGCCAGCCTTTGCTACCCTAGCCAAGCCCTCGATGGTCTGATGCTGGAACAGTTCTTTTGGGGTAAAACCAATTCCTGCCTGGCGGGCACGACTGACTACCTGAATGGAAATGATCGAGTCTCCGCCCAGCTCGAAGAAGTTATCGTTCATGCCGATCTTTTCGAGCTTGAGGACATCCTGCCAGATGGCAGCGATGCGTTGCTCCATCTCGCTTTGCGGTGCGATGTAGGTTTGTTGCAGCAGGCCGGTATCTGGTGAGGGCAGGGCGTTACGGTCGAGTTTACCGTTGGCCGTCAGCGGCAAGTGTGGCAGGAACAGCAGGTGGCTTGGCACCATGTAATCGGGCAGGTGCTCTTTCAGATGCGCCTTGATAGTTCCGCGCATGCTGTCTTGGGTTGTGATTTGGTCTGGGACGATATAGGCAACGAGCTGCGCCTGTCCGCTTTGGCCCTTTTGCGCCAAGACGACGACTTGGCGCACGGCCTCCAGATTCGACAGAACGGCTTCGATTTCTCCAAGCTCAATACGGAACCCGCGAATCTTTACCTGATGGTCAATGCGCCCGATATATTCGATTACCCCGTCCGTTCGGTATCGGGCCAGATCTCCGGTGCGGTAGAGGCGCGCGCCGCTGCGGGAAAATGGGTCGGCGATAAAACGGGTTGCGCTCAGGTCTGTTCGGTTGAGGTAACCACGTGCCAAGCCTGCGCCACCTACATATAGCTCTCCGACGCACCCTTGGGCTACAGGATTGAGGTCGGCGTCCAGCAAATACCATGATAAATCATTCAGTGGCCGCCCGATGGGGCTGGTGGCGTCGCTCGATAGGTCGGCCAGGCTGAGCGGTCGGTAGGTCACGTGTACCGTGGTTTCGGTAATGCCATACATGTTGATCAATTGCGGTGAGCTATCGCCGAACCGCTCGAACCAAGGGCGTAGGCTCTGAATCTCCAACGCTTCACCACCAAATATGACGTAGCGTAGTGCCAGCTTTCTGTCTGAGTGCGGCGTTGCACAGACACTGTGCATGAGTTGCTTGAACGCCGAAGGTGTCTGGTTAAGTACGCTCACCTGCTGTTCGCACAACAATGTGTAGAAGTCTTCCGGTGAGCGGCTGACTTCATGGGGTACGATAACCAGCCGGCCTCCGTACAATAGAGCACCAAAAATCTCCCACACCGAGAAATCGAAGGCGTAGGAGTGAAAAAGGCTCCAAACATCCTGGGCGTCGAAGGAAAACTCTTTCTCGCAGGCGCTGAAGAGTCGCAGAACATTCTGATGGGCAAGTAGAGCGCCCTTTGGGTGACCAGTCGACCCCGAGGTGTAGATGATGTAGGCGAGACTCTCTGCCTCTACCGGGACCCGGGGGTTCTCCACGCTGTAGCGGTTTTGCTTGTCGGACTCCAGCAGCACTATGCGGACCTTGGATGGCACCGGTATCTGTTCAATCAGGGAGGCCTGCATAAGTACTAGTGCCAGGCCACTATCTTGGATCATGTAAGCGAGTCGATCATTCGGATAGGCCGGATCTAGAGGCACATAGGCACCGCCTGCCTTGAGAATCGCCAGCAAACCGATGACCATCTCCAGGCTTCTTTCACTAGCCAGTCCCACCATGACTTCGGGACCCACACCCTGCTCGATCAGTTGATGGGCCAACTGATTCGCGCGTGTGTTGAGTTGTTCGTAGGTTAACTGGCGTGTGCCCAGCGTCAGTGCTATGGCGTGCGGCGCACGTGTGGCATGACCTTCGATGAGCTGATGCAGACAACCAGTCTCAGGATATTGCGTGACACGTGGGTTCCATTCTTCAAGCGTCTGCTGCAGCTCGTCAGCACTGTGTAGTGCCAACTCAGCGATACGCTGTTGGGGCGATTTGATAATACTCTGCAGCAACGTTTGCCAGTGTTTGACCATACGTTCGATGGTTGCCCGCTCAAACAGGTCGGTGGCGTAAGTCAGGGCCGCGGAAAAACCATTAACTGACTCGAAGGTATTGAGGGTCAGATCAAACTGTGCGGTCCGGGTCTCCCATTTCAGGCTCTCAACGGAGAGTTCCGTCAGGTGTTCCTTGGATGGTTGTCCGCTGTTCTGATGATTGAACAACACCTGGAATAATGGGCTGTGACTCAGAGTGCGTTCCGGGCGCAGCGCCTCGACCAAGTGCTCGAAAGGCAGGTCCTGATGCGCTTGTGCCTGCAATGCCGTGTGCTTGACCTGTTGCAAAAACTCACTGAATGGTAATTGACCATTCACATTGGCTTTAAGTACTTGAGTGTTGACGAAGAAACCGATGAGCCCTTCAGTTTCCAGGCGATTGCGGTTGGCGATAGGCACTCCGACACA
The Pseudomonas hygromyciniae genome window above contains:
- a CDS encoding TonB-dependent siderophore receptor yields the protein MTYLGLNQTMKRESKRFRQKLFNTPLASCRSCVSVAVLGLALSVCGGAFAQPMQVNVPAQSLDKALTELGKQTGLQVLFGPDMVAGKKSTAVKGTLEPEAALEALLKGAGLTFRIENNTVILGPENSTSSTLELGATTIQGQGMGEMTENSGSYTTGLTSIGSKTPTSLRKTPQSVSVVTAQVLEEKRMTDLAEAMKVTPGITVTNNNFRLSDFSSRGFKIENIQIDGAAPMALGTTSGSFYSNKNYDLVEFDHVEVLRGASGLFGGTGDPGGMINLVRKRPLDAYQLKVDMSAGSWDNYRTQMDVTGPLGFDGKLRGRMVAAYTDRQYMLDDRGTEKPIFYGILEADILPDTRLTLGGRSERIHETGSGIGLPRDVNGKDLGLSRSTSLTQKWSYLDGRSQEIFAKVDHELNDDWKLNVSYTQTLDSGFSKAAFSFGAVDPVTLTGPRTGGTNNQYRSDQKLLDVNLAGKFEYAGLQHELLVGMDHQKITSQWEGTASSNGVGNPVNVFDPDATPWPQPGTDKNFIRNYSPNSQTQYGLYSTLRLQLADPLHLIIGARAQRYKFEQLYQAIEEGAWKVQSDVSTREATKLVPYGGIVYDLTDEWSTYASYSEIFKPQQSTMQGPLPGSSMEPMTGKTYETGVKGELWGGAVNTSFALYYTSRKNEAVLDPRYEESSVLFGGNCCYLPQGEVVSKGVDMEFTGEVLPDWNVLAGYTYNHNRNRSAAKVFSSITPKHQFKLWSTYRLPGILNDVKIGGGVNLQSATYVSGTTFVNDVEQNYKYVQAGYAVWDSMAEYRVNENWSVIYNANNLFDKKYYSKLGSSASGNWYGDERNHMLTLRGTFW
- a CDS encoding alpha/beta hydrolase, which encodes MPLDPDLEGFLELAEMGRLSGKSQPMHALSVSQARQEFELSSQILDPSPPASLTITTLHIPTRDGAKIEARLYRSAHHVQPSQPSILYFHGGGYVVGSLDSHDSICRRLASSGRQAVLAPAYRLAPEHPFPTAVNDALDCANWLAREAHSLNLDPDNVSVAGDSAGATLATVLAISAVQAPEHRALKPKTQLLFYPVTDTQRTRPSHQRYAEGFLLESETLQWFYRHYTPDAEQRGDWRTSPLLAKDLGPLAPAYVSLAEYDPLYDEGLEYAQLLRDTGTDVTLLTQRGLTHDFLRMSGISADIGGIYAAVEGWLEKRTD
- a CDS encoding non-ribosomal peptide synthetase; amino-acid sequence: MDKSVATRIAKRFITLPLDKRKLYLEKMLAEGVSPANLPIPEVRSEFEVIPLSFAQERQWFLWQLDPTSAAYHIPTALRLRGMLDVPALEHAFNALVARHESLRTTFQQIDERAVQVIAPHMPLAVELVRLDTHLSESEQQQQIKDFVEHETQQPFDLHNGPLLRVKLLHLANDDHVLALTQHHIVSDGASMQVMVSELVQVYGAFVRGQDITLAPLQIQYADYAIWQRHWMEAGERERQLAYWNQQLGGEQPVLELPTDYPRPAVQSFRGAQCSFELSDALGTGIKQLAQQHNVTPFMVLLASFQALLHRYSRQTDIRVGVPTANRNRVESEGLIGFFVNTQVLKADISPLGPFSELLAQVKQTSLDAQAYQELPFEQLVEALHPERSLSHSPLFQVMFNHQKTSVTDHDERSRQLSGLMMEGLSWENPTAQFDLTLTALETPQGFCGSFTYATDLFQPATIERMSRHWQCLLTAVVANPLQSVAQLPMLDTAEQQLILEKWNRSSVDYPRELRVHQLIENQAKLSPNSSALVFAEQRLTYQQLNSRANRLAGRLIELGVGPDVLVGIAVERSVEMIIGLLAVLKAGGAYVPLDPSYPEDRLAYMMQDSGIALLLTQSFVLPRMPVPNGVQALNLDQAQNWLENYPDVNPRQPLFAEHLAYVIYTSGSTGKPKGVMVSHGALSNFVTSMSRLPGVSSQDRVLSLTTFSFDIFGLEIYVPLSVGALVTLTGQAINQDPDSLLKLVHEEEITVLQATPSTWRMLLDSPDSLVLQGCKLFCGGEALPEELAQRMLVLSDQVWNLYGPTETTIWSALHALDRTHTQPYLGRPIANTALFLLDDDLCAVPIGVGAELLIGGEGLARGYFQRPALTAERFVPNPFGAPGARLYRTGDLARYRNDGVVEYISRLDHQVKIRGFRIELGEIEARLLEHPEVREATVLAQEGPGGTQLVAYLVPHSLRDESELRQILKLHLKQSLADYMVPPHWMFLPALPLTPNGKLDRKALPHPDADQLRKTYIAPQNDIERTVANIWAEVLKIDQVGMTDDFFELGGHSLLATQVISRVRQALKCDVALKSLFEHSELQAFVQAFKTSSSVHVPLVAQERSTSLPLSYAQERQWFLWQLAPDSAAYHIPAALRLKGDLDVPALERSFSSLIERHETLRTRFLLEGEQAVQVIDQATPLSITLDTLAPTDELEQAIKKYVETQTEKLFDLQSGPLLRVKLLQLATDDHVLVIVQHHIVSDAWSMQVMVRELIALYTGQIQGLNVALPALPVQYADYAMWQRQWMDAGERERQLAYWSQQLGGEQTLLELPLDRPRPLEQSFRGAKVEFSLSDSLSLSLKQLAQQLNVTPFMLLLASFQALLHRYSRQTEICVGVPIANRNRLETEGLIGFFVNTQVLKANVNGQLPFSEFLQQVKHTALQAQAHQDLPFEHLVEALRPERTLSHSPLFQVLFNHQNSGQPSKEHLTELSVESLKWETRTAQFDLTLNTFESVNGFSAALTYATDLFERATIERMVKHWQTLLQSIIKSPQQRIAELALHSADELQQTLEEWNPRVTQYPETGCLHQLIEGHATRAPHAIALTLGTRQLTYEQLNTRANQLAHQLIEQGVGPEVMVGLASERSLEMVIGLLAILKAGGAYVPLDPAYPNDRLAYMIQDSGLALVLMQASLIEQIPVPSKVRIVLLESDKQNRYSVENPRVPVEAESLAYIIYTSGSTGHPKGALLAHQNVLRLFSACEKEFSFDAQDVWSLFHSYAFDFSVWEIFGALLYGGRLVIVPHEVSRSPEDFYTLLCEQQVSVLNQTPSAFKQLMHSVCATPHSDRKLALRYVIFGGEALEIQSLRPWFERFGDSSPQLINMYGITETTVHVTYRPLSLADLSSDATSPIGRPLNDLSWYLLDADLNPVAQGCVGELYVGGAGLARGYLNRTDLSATRFIADPFSRSGARLYRTGDLARYRTDGVIEYIGRIDHQVKIRGFRIELGEIEAVLSNLEAVRQVVVLAQKGQSGQAQLVAYIVPDQITTQDSMRGTIKAHLKEHLPDYMVPSHLLFLPHLPLTANGKLDRNALPSPDTGLLQQTYIAPQSEMEQRIAAIWQDVLKLEKIGMNDNFFELGGDSIISIQVVSRARQAGIGFTPKELFQHQTIEGLARVAKAGTQAVSVDQGAVSGTALLLPIQHMFFETEIPERHHWNQSVLLKPSTTLQAGLLGRALHALIQHHDALRLIFRESDHGWQASFQASGEVPAVVQQITAHDTDEIARLCTDAQRSLDLANGPMLRALLINLDDGGQRLLLAVHHLVIDGVSWRILFEDLQTIYQQLQAARSLTLPKKTSSVQTWSERLSNHAHSDALRQQLPYWQEQLRDAFVALPCDNSAGSLERSHGRGVQTRLDARLTRQLLQDAPAAYRTQINDLLLTALARVIARWTSRPDCVIQLEGHGREDLFDDVDLTRTVGWFTSVFPVKLSTTSDLGESITHVKEQLRRIPDKGIGYATLRYLGDDHARQTLSALPVPRLTFNYLGQFDSSFDHAKDALFAPCNDSAGAERSPQAPLDNWLSINGQVYGGELSLNWGFSAQMFKESTIQHLADEYASELKALIEHCCDGHYSGVTPSDFALAALSQQHLNTLPVASQDIEDIYPLSPMQQGILFHTQESAQVALYINQMSVPVEGLDSSRFISAWNSVIQHHEILRTGFWSSSDLAEPLQIVYRKARLPVQIIDWQNRAVTPQDLEQLAKDDLDKGFDLLHAPLVRLTLIKLDEQRMHLIWTSHHILMDGWSSSRLLGEVFQIYNGQTPAAKRGSYRDYIQWLRNQSLIDLETFWRGKLEGFSGSTNLANSIVPRAPSDLQGHAALYMIWNADRTQYLRECAQRLRVTPNTLIQATWLMLLQRYTGQATVCFGATVAGRPASLPGADEMLGLFINTLPIIQTPDPQASARQWLQALQNYNLEIRDHEHASLADVQRWSGQGGTPLFDSIVVFENYPVDERLQEAEHNQLRFGEISTRDVTNFAMDLAINLGNTLTIEFLYLRNRFTPEATEQIRTSFETLLCAMLDNPDATLGSLAMLSNNEQQRLNQRNILAPLQETAPLLAEVIRSHAAATPGAVAVVCADAQLTYGELESRANRLAHYLIAQGIGPESFVGIALERSVDVIVAFYAVMKTGGAYVPLDIDYPQERVQWIVEDSAMSLLITHESLHSRFNQPWAPALIALDGLSLDSQPDHCPASAVLDDNLAYLIYTSGSTGKPKGVAVSHGQIRMHCQAIARRYDMDANTRELLFMSFAFDGAQERWLSTLASGARLVVRDNRLWTAEETWHALHQHAISIACFPPAYLQQLAEFAQTQEQAPPPVRIYCFGGDAVADANFELVKRALKPQYLTNGYGPTETVVTPLLWKVPVDAVCGAVYAPIGERVGERTLYVLDDALNAVPDGVAGELYIGGEGVARGYHQRPGLSAERFVADPFSTAGARLYRTGDLVRQRADGVIDYLGRLDNQVKIRGFRIELGEIEARLRDLSGVQDAVVVARETAGGKQLIGYVVASEVAGLGERLRGELQQDLPDYMVPVQILVLESFPLNPNGKLDRQALPDPDFKGREFIAPRNALEKALAVIWQEVLEVEQVGVTDNFFELGGDSLRVLKVLSKVRSQPELGLSLKLRDMMGKPTIAELSGYAAGEQNLDPLLLLNNRVANAEPLFCLHAGFGTVFDYEPLARRLDGQRSVYGLQCRMLLDRDWEDESLQAMAIDYAQYIRQKQADGPYHLLGWSLGGPLALLVAQELESQGQVVEFVGLVDAFNPTKGQAQPENDWSDDLRGFLAVIFDVAGERLPAIEIPAGSDIARLEQLIASVQSNVAGDSAYSSISTEELAHTFVVAMKLKALSEQLQVLPDTGCRPHCWWASTPQADFISPVPGALSDELITAGHYDILKNPDWLHDLLQQLPQNEAVTH